GAGGGCCGCTCGGAGAGTGCGTGCGAGTGTCATGTCGACTCCCTTCCGGACCAGACCGGGACCGCGACATCGGGGAAATTGTCCATGAGACGCTGGCGCCGCAGGGCGCGCAGCCCTTCCAGGGCCGCGTTCCACGCCACGAACGGCTGGGGCTGCTTGTGGCCATGGCGGCGCCAGGTGACAGCGTCGGCCTCCATCTCTTTCTGGCCGACGATGAACAGGTTCGGAATCTTCTGCGTCTCGGCGCTGCGGATCTTCTTCCCGAAGCTCTCCGTGCCGTCGTCGAGGCGGACGCGGAACAGGTCGTCGTGGAGCAAGCGCTGCAGGCGGCGGCCGAAATCGAGGAACGCCTCGCCCACCGAGACCGGAATGATCGCCACCTGCACCGGGGCCATCCAGGTAGGGAAGGCGCCCCCCAGATGCTCGAGGAGGAAAGCCACGAAGCGCTCGTGCGTCCCGAGCGGGGCGCGATGGATGATCCACGGCCGTTGCCGCGAACCGTCGGCAGCCACGTATTCGAGCTGGAAGCGCTCGCCGCCGACGAAGTCCAGCTGTCCGGTGCTGGCGGTTTCCTCCCGCCCGATGACGTTGGTCACCTGGTAATCCACCTTGGGTCCATAGAAAGCCGCTTCCCCCACGTGTTCCTGGTAGGGGAGGTCCAGCTCGCGCAGCACCTGGCGCACCATCTCTTCGGCGGCCACCCAGCGGTCCTCGGCGCTGACGAACTTCTCTTGGTCCGGCGAGTGCAGGGAGAGGCGCATCCAGAAGTCCTCGAGGCGGAACATCTGATAGTAATGGCGATGCATCTCGATGACGGCGCGGAACTCGTCGTGCACCTGCTCGCGGGTGCAGTAGATGTGCGCGTCGTTCATGCTCATGCCACGCACGCGCAGCAGGCCCGCCAGCTGCCCGCTCTTCTCGTAGCGATACACGTCGCCGTACTCCGCCAGGCGGAGCGGTAGCTCGCGGTAGCTGCGCGGCCGCACTCCGAAGATGGTGTGGTGGTGCGGGCAGTTCATGGGCTTGAGATAAAAGGACTCCCCGTCGTCCAGCTGCATGGGCGGGAACATGGAGGCGGCGTAGTACGGCAAGTGGCCGCTGATCTCGTAGAGCCGCCCCTTGGCCAGATGCGGCGTGGCCACGCGCTGGTAGCCGGCGCGGAACTCCGTCTCCCGCGCCAGGGCCTCCAGCTCGTCGCGCAACACCGTGCCGTGCGGCAGCCACAAGGGCAGGCCGCGCCCGACGTCCTCGCTGAGCATGAAGATCTCC
The window above is part of the Candidatus Krumholzibacteriia bacterium genome. Proteins encoded here:
- the thrS gene encoding threonine--tRNA ligase — encoded protein: MARLDADPERKNDPLYRRRHSLAHVLAQAVLESRPGTQLGFGPPVDTGFYYDFLFHEPLEEAELGELERRMRKLLAGGARFEREEHDFAAAVRLLEAQGQPFKVEYARDLHDRQGVQRFSFYRSGAFVDMCEGPHVESTRDIPPQTFKLDSVAGAYWRGSEKNPMMTRIYGLAFITKEELDDFLRRRELARERDHRKLGAELEIFMLSEDVGRGLPLWLPHGTVLRDELEALARETEFRAGYQRVATPHLAKGRLYEISGHLPYYAASMFPPMQLDDGESFYLKPMNCPHHHTIFGVRPRSYRELPLRLAEYGDVYRYEKSGQLAGLLRVRGMSMNDAHIYCTREQVHDEFRAVIEMHRHYYQMFRLEDFWMRLSLHSPDQEKFVSAEDRWVAAEEMVRQVLRELDLPYQEHVGEAAFYGPKVDYQVTNVIGREETASTGQLDFVGGERFQLEYVAADGSRQRPWIIHRAPLGTHERFVAFLLEHLGGAFPTWMAPVQVAIIPVSVGEAFLDFGRRLQRLLHDDLFRVRLDDGTESFGKKIRSAETQKIPNLFIVGQKEMEADAVTWRRHGHKQPQPFVAWNAALEGLRALRRQRLMDNFPDVAVPVWSGREST